In one window of Oryzias melastigma strain HK-1 linkage group LG5, ASM292280v2, whole genome shotgun sequence DNA:
- the LOC112145289 gene encoding aminoacylase-1A: MLPDKDGPDVGGGQRSPDGEDPSVTLFREYLRLKTVHPEPDYDAALRFLDRIAVELELPLKKIEVCPGRVVSIMTWEGTKPQLKSVLLNSHTDVVPVYQEHWKYDAFKAFKDAEGNIYARGTQDMKCVTIQYIQAVRKLKAQGWKPTRTVHLMFVPDEEVGGHKGMETFVTQPEFQKLNIGFALDEGLANPGEAFTVFYGERNPWWITIHCPGSPGHGSRFVENTAAEKLRQVINSFLDFREKEKQRLNTSECFTLGDVTTVNMTMVKGGVAYNVIPAEMDVSFDLRIPPTVNLQEFERQIKKWCAQAGEDITYTFAQKHMNQNVTSTDDTDPWWSAFSAACKSINMTLEKEIFPAATDSRFIRAVGIPAIGFSPMNRTPILLHDHNEFLNEQVFLKGIGVYERLIPALTSVPALAGEA; encoded by the exons ATGCTCCCCGACAAGGACGGGCCAGATGTTGGAGGAGGTCAGAGATCACCAGACGGAGAAGACCCCTCTGTGACTCTGTTCAGAGAATACCTGCGTCTGAAAACGGTCCACCCAGAACCCGACTACG ATGCTGCTCTCAGATTCCTGGATAGAATCGCAGTGGAGCTCGAGCTTCCTCTGAAAAAAATCGAG GTTTGTCCAGGAAGGGTCGTGTCGATCATGACATGGGAAGGAACAAAACCCCAGTTGAAATCTGTCCTGCTGAATTCCCACACAGATGTTGTACCTGTTTACCAG GAACATTGGAAGTACGATGCTTTTAAAGCTTTCAAAGACGCAGAGGGGAACATATATGCTCGGGGAACTCAGGACATGAAATGTGTGACGATACA GTACATCCAGGCAGTTAGAAAACTGAAAGCACAGGGATGGAAACCAACACGCACTGTGCATTTGATGTTTGTTCCCG ATGAGGAAGTTGGTGGTCACAAAGGAATGGAAACGTTTGTGACGCAGCCTGAGtttcaaaaactaaacattGGTTTTGCTCTTGATGAAG GTCTGGCCAATCCTGGGGAGGCGTTCACTGTGTTTTATGGAGAAAGAAACCCCTGGT GGATTACTATTCACTGCCCCGGAAGTCCAGGTCACGGGTCGCGATTTGTGGAAAACACTGCTGCTGAGAAGCTG cGGCAAGTCATCAATTCTTTCCTGGACTTtagagagaaggaaaaacaacg GCTCAACACCAGCGAGTGTTTCACTCTGGGAGATGTGACCACTGTGAATATGACAATGGtcaaagggggcgtggcttacAATGTCATCCCAGCTGAAATGGACGTCAGCTTTGATCTCAGAATACCTCCAACTGTCAATCTACAG GAGTTTGAAAGACAGATCAAGAAGTGGTGTGCACAAGCAGGAGAAGACATCACTTACACGTTTGCTCAG AAACACATGAACCAGAATGTCACATCAACAGATGACACGGATCCCTGGTGGAGCGCCTTCAGTGCTGCTTGCAAGTCAAT AAATATGACTCTGGAGAAAGAAATCTTTCCAGCCGCTACAGACAGCCGTTTTATCCGAGCT GTGGGAATTCCCGCTATCGGCTTCTCCCCAATGAACCGCACTCCGATTCTGCTGCACGATCACAACGAGTTTCTGAACGAGCAAGTGTTCCTGAAAGGCATCGGCGTGTACGAGAGGCTCATCCCAGCTTTAACAAGTGTTCCCGCCTTAGCCGGCGAGGCTTAG
- the abhd14a gene encoding protein ABHD14A gives MNFLRNRLVVLCLVLLATLLLYLLLPSIRQGSMEPSLKAQRSAVLATSPPVLTPINVSIRTGQLPGDPPLFFREALPVDGAGRQIIPRLQVVLLHGQAFTSKTWEELGTMAILANNGYQALAVDLPGYGQSPDSEAPKSEQNRVELLSKFMESLGIKAAVLVSPSMSGHYSIPFLMKNNAQLKAFVPVAPVGTRSYSPQEYQNIQTPTLIVFGALDTNLGAQSHKNLMQLPHHSVLKLEGARHACYMDKPREFHQGLIEFLSKLK, from the exons ATGAATTTCTTGCGGAACCGCCTCGTTGTCTTGTGCCTGGTGCTTTTGGCCACGCTGCTGCTGTATCTTCTGCTGCCGTCCATTCGCCAGGGCAGCATGGAGCCGTCTCTAAAAGCTCAACGATCAGCGGTGCTGGCCACCTCGCCCCCCGTGCTAACCCCTATCAATGTATCCATTCGCACTGGGCAGTTACCCGGAGACCCACCTCTGTTCTTCCGGGAAGCTTTACCTGTAGATGGAGCCGGACGACAGATCATACCAAG GCTGCAAGTGGTCCTTTTACACGGTCAAGCCTTCACTTCAAAGACCTGGGAGGAGCTCGGTACCATGGCAATCCTGGCAAATAATGGATACCAGGCTTTAGCAGTGGACCTGCCAG GTTATGGACAGTCACCAGACTCTGAGGCTCCAAAGTCGGAGCAGAATCGCGTGGAACTCCTGTCAAAGTTCATGGAGTCTTTAGGCATCAAGGCGGCTGTCCTCGTGAGCCCGTCCATGAGCGGACATTACTCGATCCCTTTCCTCATGAAGAACAACGCTCAGCTCAAAGCCTTCGTTCCTGTTGCTCCGGTTGGAACTCGAAGTTACTCCCCACAGGAATACCAGAATATTCAA ACTCCCACTCTTATCGTTTTCGGAGCTTTGGACACAAATCTCGGAGCTCAGTCCCACAAGAACCTCATGCAGCTCCCCCATCACAGCGTCCTAAAGCTGGAGGGAGCGCGGCACGCGTGCTACATGGATAAACCTCGAGAATTTCATCAAGGATTGATTGAATTCCTCAGCAAACtaaagtga